Within the Gemmatimonadales bacterium genome, the region TGACGTCCACCCGGGTGGTCTGCCGGGTCCACCCGGCACCCGCTTCGGCGGCGGCACCGGCGCTCGAGGCGGCAGCCTTGCCAAACCAGGCGTCGGCGTTGATGAGCGGCACCTCGGCGACCAGCCCCCCGTTCCAGTTGGTGACCGCGTCGGGATAGTTGAGGCTGGCCGGATTGAAGGAGGCCATCGAGACACCCCGCTGCTGCAGGGTGAAGCCGAAGGCGCCCAGCGGGTTGTCGGTCTGGGCGTAGCCGGCCTCGGCGCGCACGGTGGGGAGGATGCCCTGGAGCGCGGCGGTGGACTGGGCCCCCTGTGCGCGGGCGCCGCCGGCCGCGATGCGGTTGGCGTAGGCGGCGGAATCGGCGCGGCGGAAGGCGTCGGCCAGGGTCAGCGGTGCCTGTGCGCGGGCCGGGGTGGCCAGTGCCATGGCCAGGGCAGCAAGGATGATGGGTCTCAGCATGCGATGGTGTCCTTGGTTGGGCGTCAGTGCCCTTTCACTAGTCTACAACTATATAGTTGAATAGGGAAGATGTCAACAGGGGCCTCACCCCCTGTCTCCCTCTCGCACTGTCCTGCCTCACCCCCTGTCCCCCTCTCCATGAGATGGAGAGGGGGGACGTCACACGAGGATCGCCGGAGTATCTTTCCGGCATGACGGAACGCGAGGCGCCGGGGACCGTCCGGCTCGACAAGTGGTTGTGGGCGGCGAGGTTCTACAAGACCCGCGCGCTGGCGGTCGAGGCCATCGACGGCGGCAAGGTGGACCTCAACGGCCAGGGCGCCAAGCGCTCCAAGGCGGTGCGGGTGGGCGACCGGGTCCAGTTCCGGCAGCCCCCCTATGAATGGGATGTGGAAGTGCGGGGGCTGAGCGAGCGGCGGGGGCCGGCCAGCGTGGCCATCACCTTATATGAAGAGACCCCGGCGAGTCGCTCGGCGCGGGAAACGATGGCGCTCCGGCTCAAGGCGATGCCACCGCCGCTCTTCCTGGAGAAGGGGAAGCCGAACAAGAAGCAGCGGCGGGAGATCGAGCGGTTCAAACGGAGGGATTAGACTTGAAGCAGGGGGCCGCCAACCGCTGGCGAAGGGCCCAGAACAGCGGACGAGGGAGGGTCGGAGCACAGGGAGGGTCGGAAGAACTGCTTGGAGGTTGTGCCAGCACCCACCCATTCAGTTCTCCGGCATTCCCTTCCCTCCGACCCTCCCTCGTTCCTGTTGCCAGTCTGCCTATTCGACCCAGGCTTCCCACTTCTTCCCCACCTTCAGCGTGATCTCGAAGTGCACCGTCGAGTCTTTCTTCGTCACGCCGAGCGCCAGCAGCGAGTCCCGCAGCGGCCGCGGCACGTGCACGGTGCCGGGAAGTAGACGATCAATGCTCCCATCGACCCGCGCGGGGGCGGTGACGTTGCCCGCCGAGTCCCGGACCGCCGGTGTGATGTCGGCGCGATAGGTGGCCGGCAGGATGAGGTACTGGCTGCGCTCGGGATAGCGATCGCGCAGCACGAGCGGATCGAGGCCGAAGTCCACCGCCATGAGGCGCGTCGTGGAGGTCGACCCCATCAGCATCGGCTTGGCATCCTCAGGCAGCCCCGCCATTGCCGCTGTACGCGTTGCCTCGGTGGAGTCGGCCGCCGCCTGCTGCGCTGCCTGCCACCGATCCAACGCCGGCCCCGCGAGTTCGAGGACCACATAGCCTGGCCGGGTGGGCCGCATCCAGCCGTAGGTGTGCGTGGTGTCGTCGGGCGCCGGGAGGTTGTGGACACCCAGCGCCTCGAGCCGCGCCCGGTCAAACCAGGTCTTCCCATCCGGCCCCGGCGCCATCTGCCACGACAGGCGAAGGTTCAGGAATTCCTCGGCACCCTCCGACTGATTTCCCCAACTCTGCAGCTCACGCTCACCCAGGCGGACAACAGCGTCCGGGTTGCCGGCACGGTTCCGCATCGCGCCACCGAGGATGGCCGCCGTGGCCACCACGAGCGTGGCCGCGGCGGCGAGGAGGCCACGGTTTGTCATGGAGCCTCCCCTATCCGCGTCTTGAGCCGCTTGAGCAGGAGCATCACCACGACGGCGATGCCGCCGAGGACCAGGAAGAAGAGCCAGTTCGGCATCCAGTCCCACCACCAGTCCACGGCCTTGACGAAGATGAGTGCCGTGAACGCGACGACGCCGATATTCGTGACCTCATTCCATCCCTTCCGGATGCCGCCCCAGATGGCCAGGCCCGCCGCCAGGAACCCGACGAGCTGGTAGAAGACGGCGGCCCCTTCGGCGGAGAGGGGGAGGACGCTGCCCCGACCGCTCGCCGCCAGGCCGGTGACGATGTAGAACAGGACGACGAGGCCGAAGACCCGATAGACCCAGCCGAAGCCCTCGGTCAGCGGTCGATGCCGGATCAGCCCCAGCGCGGCCGCGAGGGCCGCCGCCGGCAGGAACAGTTCGGAGCGGATGAACGCGCTGGTCCAGTAGAGCCCGCCGAGGGTGGCGAGCACCCCAGCCATCCAGATGGTCCCCGTCACGAGGGCGGCCACGAGCAACAGCCGCAGGCCATACCCGTAGGTCAGCGCGGCTGCGAAGACGGCCCAGACCAGGAACTCCCACGGTGACAGCGCGACATTGTAGACCTGGAGCAGCGTCGCGACGTCGGTCACGAAGGCGGCGAACGCCACCAGCGCGGCGAGCCCGGCAAAGTACAGCGTCTTCTCGCGCCGGGCGGCGAAGGCGGTGAGCGCGAGCGCCGCCGCGGTGGCGAGGGTGAGGAGCGCAACCTGCACGCCGGTGGTCAGTCCGCCCCAGAAGCGCTCCACGAAGAGCACCACCGCGATGCAGAGGGCAAGGGCGCCGAGGAAGGAGGCGAAGCGGAGGCCGAGGGCGAGCTGGCGGCCGGAGGTGGTAGTGGATACGTCGTACTGACGGGCGAGTTCAGCGAGGAGTTGTTCGTGGTGGCGAGCGATACGCTGCCGCCCGGCGTCGTCGAGGACGCTGCCCAGCTCGGACTCGAGCTCGGCGAGTTCCTCCTGAAAGGCGCGGATCCGGTCGACCCGCGCCTGGGCATCCATTCGTCCGGTCATGGTGCCTCCGGTTACGCCTCCTGGCCCTGTTTCACATAGATCTCGCCGCCGCGGCGCCGGAACTCCACCGACTTCTCCTCCAGCGCGGCGGCGTACTCCCGCACATCCTGCGTGATCTTCATCGAGCAGAACTTCGGCCCGCACATCGAGCAGAAGTGGGCCACCTTGGCGCCGTCGGCGGGCAGGGTCTCGTCGTGGAAGGCGCGCGCGGTGACGGGATCGAGGGCCAGGTTGAACTGGTCCTCCCAGCGGAAGTCGAAGCGCGCCTTGCTGAGCGCGTCGTCCCATGCCTGCGCGTTCGGGTGCCCCTTGGCCAGGTCGGCGGCGTGCGCGGCGATCTTGTAGGCGATGACGCCCGCCTTGACGTCATCGCGGTCGGGGAGGCCGAGGTGCTCCTTCGGCGTCACGTAGCAGAGCATGGCGGTGCCGTACCAGCCGATCATCGCGGCGCCGATGGCGCTCGTGATATGGTCGTACCCCGGCGCGATGTCGGTGGTGAGCGGCCCGAGGGTGTAGAACGGCGCCTCGCCGCACCACTCGAGCTGCTTGTCCATGTTCTCCTTGATGAGGTGCATCGGCACGTGACCGGGGCCCTCGTTCATCACCTGCACGTCGTGCTTCCACGCGATCTTGTTCAGCTCCCCCTGCACCTTGAGTTCGGCGAACTGCGCCTCGTCGTTGGCGTCCTTGATGGAGCCGGGACGGAGCCCGTCACCCAGCGAGAAGGAGACGTCGTACGCCGCCATGATCTCGCAGATTTCCTCGAAATGCGTGTAGAGGAAGTTCTCCTTGTGATGCGAGAGGCACCACTTGGCCATGATCGACCCGCCGCGGCTGACGATGCCCGTCATTCGCTTGGCAGTCATCGGCACGAAACGGAGCAGCACGCCGGCGTGGACGGTGAAGTAGTCCACCCCCTGCTCCGCCTGCTCGATCAGAGTGTCGCGGTACGCCTCCCAGGTCAGGTCCTCGGCGACGCCACCGACCTTTTCCAGCGCCTGGTAGATCGGCACGGTGCCGATCGGCACGGCGCTGTTCCGGAGGATCCACTGCCGGGTCTCGTGGATATTGGCCCCGGTGGAGAGGTCCATGACCGTGTCGGCGCCCCAGAGGGTGGCCCAGCGGAGCTTCTCGACCTCGTCCTCGATGACGCTCTTGACGGCGGAGTTGCCGATGTTGGCGTTGATCTTCACCGCGAAGCCGCGGCCGATGATCATCGGCTCGATTTCGGGGTGGTTGATGTTGGCCGGGATGATGGCGCGCCCGCGGGCGACCTCGCTGCGGACGAACTCGGGGCTCATGCCCTCGCGGAGGGCGACGAACTCCATTTCAGGCGTGACGTCGCCGCGGCGGGCGTAGTGCAATTGAGTCACAGGACCCCGACCCCGGTACACCGGGCGCTGGAGTCCGGCAGGGATCAGGTCATTCTGGACCCCGGCTTGCGCCGGAGTGACGACCGTCGCGCGGGGCAGTCGCTCTACATCGCGCTCCATGATCCAGGGGAGGCGCGGGGTCGGAAGGCCCTGGCGGACGTCGAAGCCCTGCGGGCCGCTGGTGTCATAGACCCGAAGCGGAGGCTCGCCATCGGAGAGGAGGATCTCCCGGACCGGCACGTGAATGCCGCGGCTCCCCTCGAGGGTGACCTTGCGGGAGTTGGGAAAGGCGTCTGAAAAAGAGGTGGCAGTCATGCCGCACTCCCTTCGCCGGTATGAGCCGGATCAGGTTCCAAGGGTATCGTCTCAATCCGTCGCGCCGACGTGCGCGGGGATGCCCCTGGCGGTGTCCGTGAAGGTTAATACAACAGCGGGGAAGCGGGAACGATTGCATCGCGTCCGCCGACCGTCGGCTCGGGGTGGTCCTCCAGGCGTAACAGGTCGCGCACCCTCCGCGCCACGGTCGCTCCGGGTGTCGCGACCTGATTGCCCTCCGGACCATCCCCATCGCCGGCGGTCAGACATATGCGGGGCTGGCGTTGGGGATGGACCGAAGGGGCGTTGGTTCGCATCCCCCGGAGAGACCTCGGCTCGGAGGGGGTGCGAACCACAGCCCCGGAGGTCCGCCCCAAGTCAGCCCCGCCCAGTAGGGCTCGACGCCCCGGTCACCTGCTCCGCAGCCGACCCCGGTCCACCTTGCCGAGGTGCGTCCGCGGGAAATCCGCCAGGAACACGATCTCGCGCGGCGCCTTGTAGGCCTCCAGCCGCTCCCGGACGAACGCCTTCAACTCCTCGTCGAGGCCAGGCGACTGGGTGTTCGCGATCACGAAGGCGTGCGGCTTGGTGAGTCCCTGCCCGTCCACCACGCCCACCACCGCGGCCTCCTTCACCGCCGGGTGCTGGAGGAGACAGTTCTCCACCTCCTGCGGCGCCAGCCAACGGCCGCCCACCTTGAGCATGTCGTCGCCGCGGCCGCAGTAGGTGAAGTACCCGTCGGCGTCGCGGCGGATCATGTCACCCGACACGTACCACTCCCCCTGGAACGCCTGCGCCGTCTTCTCCATCTGCTGCCAGTAGCCGATGGCGCGTGCGTTCCCACGCACCCGGAGCCACCCGACCTCGCCGTCAGGCAGGGGATTCCCGTCGTCGTCCGTGACCCGCACCTCGAACCCCTCGACCACCGTCCCCATCGTCCCGGGCCGCACCGCGCCGGGCCGCGCGGAGATGAAGATGTGCCACATCTCCGCCGTCCCCAGCCCGTCGAGCAGTTCCACCCCGAACAGCTCCTGCCACCGGGTGTACAGCTCGGCCGGCAGCGCCTCCCCCGCCGACGTGACGAGGCGGAGCGAGGAGAGATCGGCCTCGGCGGCGGCGGGGTGCGTCACCATGTGGTTGACCATGGTGGGGACGTTGACCAGCACGGTGGGCCGGTGCTTCCGGATCTCCTCGAAGAGCAGTTCGGGGGTCGGCTTGTCGGGAAAGAGGACGCTCCGGGCACCGACAGAGAATGGAAAGAAGAGGTTGGTGCCCATGGCGTAGCCGAAGAAGAGCTTCGGGACCGAGATGGTGACGTCGTCCTCGGTGAGACCCAGCACCCCCTGGCCGTAGCAGGCGGTGGTGTGCGCGAAGCTCCAGTGGCTCTGCTGCACCGCCTTCGGCTGGCCGGTGGTGCCGCCGGAGAAGAGCCAGATGCAGGCGTCGTCGCGATGACTGGGGAAGGTGTCCAGCTCCAGCGACTGGGCCTCGAGGCGGCGGTCGAGGGTTTCGCTTCCGGCCACCATCAACTCGGCCAGGAGCGGCGCCCCGGCGCGGGCCGCCTCGAAGGCGTCGCGGTTGCCCTGGTGGACGAAGGCGACGCGGGCGCGGGTGTACTGATAGAAATAGGTGATGGCGTCGGGCTTGAGGTCCGGGTTGACCATCACCACCACTGCCCCGATCTTCAAGATGCCGAACAGCGCCGCCACGAACTCCGGCCCGTCGGGCAGGGCGATGATGACCCGCTGCTCCGGCATCACTCCCGCCTCCCTGAGCAGGTTGCCGTAGCGGTTGGCCAGGTCCTGCACGTCCCGATAGCTCCAGGTCCGCTGATCGGTCACCAGCGCCACGCGCGACCCCCGCCCCTCGCGGATGCGCGCATCGAGCAGGTGATCGGCGATATTGAAGCGCTCCGGCGGTGCAAACGTCACGGGCGGACTCCCGGATGGAACGAGGTTCGGATGACGGTGTGCTGGCTCGCCACTGCAACATATGAAGAAGTCGCGGCGCTTGACCGCTCCCACGCGGTGGCCATCGTGCCGCTCGGCGCCACCGAGGCCCACGGCCCCCACCTGCCGCTCTCGACCGACGTGATCATCGTCGAGGCGATGGCCCGGGCCGGTGCACAGCGCCTGGCCGATCGGGGCGTGACGGCGGTGGTGCTCCCCACGGTGGCCCTGACGCCCGCCCCGTTTGCGGCGGCCTTTCCCGGCACCATCGGCGTGCGGCCGGCGACGCTGGTGGCGCTGCTGGAAGATGTCGCCGACACCCTCGCCGCCCAAGGGTTCACCCGGATGGCGCTGATCAGCGCCCACCTCGATCCCGAGCATCTCGGCGCCGTCACCGAGGCCATCGAGACGATTCGGGCCGACGGGATGCGGGTCGCCTTTCCGAACCTGGCGCGCCGGCCCTGGTCCGGGCGGCTGGGCGAGGAGTTCCAGACCGGCGCCTGCCACGCGGGGCGGTTCGAAACGTCGATCGTGATGGCCGAGCGGCCGGAGCTGGTGCGGGACGTCCGCACCACGCTCCCGCCGAACCCGAACTCGCTTTCGGTGGCCATCCGCGCCGGGCAACACACCTTTGCGGAGGCTGGAGGGCCGCGCGCCTATTTCGGCTGGCCCGCCGACGCGACCGCCGACGAGGGACGAGCGCTGGTCGACACCCTGGGCGCCATCCTCGAAGAGGCCGCCCTCCCCCTGCTTCACGATGATTGAGAGCGTACCCTGATGCGACTCAACGGCAAGACGGCGGTGGTGACGGGCGGCGGCCAGGGGATCGGCGCGGCGGTGGCCCGCGCGCTGGCCGACGCCGGCGCCTCGGTGCTGATTGCCGGCCGCACCCTCAGCAAGCTGGAGCGCCTGGCGGAGGAGCTGCGCGAGGAGGGCCGGAACGTCTGGGGGGCGGCGTGCGACGTGAGCGACCCCGCCGCCATCACCCGGCTCGCCGCCGTGGCCAAGGAGAAGCTCGGCCCGGTGGACATATTGGTCAACAACGCCGGCATCGCCGAATCGGCGCCGATCATGCGCATCAGCCTGGACGACTGGGAGAAGATGATCCGGGTCAACGCCACCGGCCCCTTCCTCTGCCTGCAGGCGTTCCTGCCTGACATGCTGGAGCGGAAATGGGGGCGGGTGGTGAACGTGGCCAGCGTGGCGGGGCTCGAGGGCGCCCGGTACATCGCCGCCTACGTGGCGAGCAAGCATGCGCTGGTGGGGCTCACGCGGGCGGCGGCCGCGGAACTGAAGGGGACCGGCGTCACCGTCAACGCCGTCTGCCCGGGCTACGTGGACACACCGATGACCGCGAGCACGATCGCCAACATCGTGCGGAAGACGGGCAAGACCGCCGACGAGGCGCGCGCCGCCCTTCTCGCCACCATGCCGGGAGGCCGGATGGTGCAACCGGAGGAAGTGGCCGCAGTGGTGCTGGCGCAGATTGCCGACGCATCGGGCGACCGCAACGGAGAAGCCGTCATCATCGACGGCAGAGAGGCGTAGCATGAGCTGGGAGATCATCAATCCACGCGGCCAGCCGAAGGGGTGGAACGACGGCCTGCTGGCCCCCGCCGGCGGACGAACCCTGTTTGTGGCCGGGCAGACGGCGGCCGACGGCTCCGGCAAGGTGCATCCGGCGGACTTCGTGACCCAGTTCCGGCTGGCGCTCGCCAATTCGCTGGCGGTGGTGCGCGCCGCCGGCGGCACGCCCACCGACGTCGGGCGGATGACGGTGTACGTGCTCGACATGGAGGAGTACCGCGACTGCCGCCGCGAACTGGGCGCCGTCTGGAAGGAACTGATGGGGAAACACTACCCCGCCATGGCGCTGGTGGAGGTGTCGGCGCTGCTCGACGAGCATGCGCTCCTCGAGATGGAAACCACCGCGGTGATCCCGCCGCAGGCCGGGAGGCCGGCATGACGATGGCCCCGACGTCGTTTCTCTATGCGCTCGACGCGTCGACCGGCGTGGCGACCATCACCCTCAACCGTCCCGACAAGCTCAACGCGCTCACCTTCGAGGTGTACCGCGAGCTGACCGACACCTTCAACGCCCTCGGCGACGAAGCGGACGTCCGCGCGGTCATCATCACCGGTGCGGGCCGCGCCTTCTGCTCCGGCGGTGACGTCGAGGACATCATCGGCCCGCTGCTGGAGATGGACATCGACGAACTGCGCGCCTTTACCCGGCTCACCTGCGACCTGATCCTCGCCATCCGCCGCTGCCCGCGGCCGGTCGTCGCGGCGCTCAACGGCACCGTGGCCGGCGCGGGAGCGGTCATCGCCTCGGCGTGCGACTTCCGCGTGGCCAACGAGAAGGCGAAGATCGCCTTCCTCTTCGTGCGGGTCGGGCTTTCCGGCGCCGACATGGGGGCGGCGTGGCTGCTGCCGCGGCTGGTGGGGCACAGCATGGCCACGGAGATGCTGATGCTGGGCGAGTTCACCGCGCCGGCGCGCGCAAAGGAGATCGGCCTCTATCACCAGGTGGTGGAGGGGGACGTGATGCCCGCGGCACTCGCGCTCGCCGGGAAGCTGGCGCGGGGGCCGCGCGAGGCGCTGGCCGCCACCAAGGAGGCGATCGACCTCGAGGCGGAGCTCGACCTGGAGTCGGGGCTCGATCACGAGGCGGAGGCGCAGGCCCAGCTGATGCTGGGCCCCGACTACATGGAGGGGTACCAGGCGTTCACCCAGAAGCGGGACCCGAAGTTTCCATGAGACCGGACCCCGAGGCGGTCGCCGCTTTTCTCGAGCCGCACCACGCCGACGTGGCGGCCACGGTGGGCGCCTTCGGCCAGGAGGTGCTGGCCGAGCATCCCGACCCCGAGACCGATGCGGCGGCGCGCACCCGCGCCCGCGCGCTGGTGCCGCTGCTGGCCGAGGCGGGCCTCGGCGTCGCCGTCGAACAGCTCGACCTCCGCGCGGTGGCGCTGATCCGCGAGGGGCTGGCGTACCACTCGCCGCTCGCGGACGAGGTGTACGCCCTGCAGGCGCTCGGCTCGCTGCCGATCCGGCTCGGGGGTGGCGAGGCCATCCAGGCGCAGTGGCTCCCCCGCATCGACGGCGGCGAGGTGATGTGCGGCTTCGCGATGACGGAACCGGAGGCGGGGTCGGACGTCGGGTCGATGGTGACCACCGCCACGAAGCAGGGCAAGGAGTGGGTGCTCGAGGGGCGGAAGGCGTTCATCAGCAATGCCGGCATCGCCGACGTGTACACCGTCTTCGCCTCCACCGACCGGAGCAAGGGCGCCAAGGGGATCTCGGCGTTCGTGGTGCCGGCCGACGCGCGGGGGCTGGTCTTTGCCGGCGCGCAGGTGATGAGCGCGCCGCACCCGCTCGGTGAACTCTCGTTCGAGCGCTGCCGTATTCCCGCCGGCAACATTCTCGGCGAACCGGGCCGCGGGCTGGGGCTCGGCCTCGCCACGCTGGACCGGCTCCGCGCCACCGTGGGCGCCGCCGCCTGCGGCATGGCGGCCCGGGCGCTCGACGAGGCGGTGGCGCACGTCAACGAGCGGAAGCAGTTCGGCAAGGCGCTCGCCGAGTTCCAGCTGACGCAGGACCGGATTGCGCAGATGGCCACCGAGCTCCACGCGGCGCGACTGCTGGTGTACCGCGCGGTGTGGGCCAAGGACCGGGGCGCGGAGCGCGTCACCCTTGAATCGGCGATGGCCAAGAGCTACGCCACCGAGGCGGCGCAGCGGATCGTGGACGGCGCGGTGCAGCTGCTGGGCGGGCGCGGTGTGCTGGCCTCGCACCCGGTGGACAAGCTGTACCGGGCGGTGCGCTCGCTGCGTATTTACGAGGGAACCACCGAGATCCAGCGGCTGCTGATCGCGCGGGAAGTGCTGGGCGCCTCGTGAACGTCGCCATCATCGGCGGCGGGCCGGGGGGGCTCTACCTGGCCATCCTGCTCCGCCGGGCCAATCCCGCCACCCAGGTGACCGTCTACGAACGGAACCGGATCGAGGACACCTTCGGCTTCGGTGTCGTTCTGTCGGACGCCACGGAGGGGATCCTGGCCGAGGCCGACGACGTGACGCACGCGGCAATGTCGGCGGTGATGCACCGGTGGGGCGACATCGACGTGCACATCAACGGCGTGTGCATCACCTCGGGGGGGCACGGCTTCAGCGGCGTCTCCCGCAAGGTGCTGCTCGAGATCCTCTTCGAGCGGGCGAAGGCGCTGGGGGCCAAGGTCCTCGAACTGACCGAAGCGCCGCCGGTCGATGAGTTGCTCAAGACCCACGACCTGGTGGTGGCGGCGGATGGCGTCAACAGCGCCGTGCGCGCCTCGCGAGCCGAGGCGTTCGGCGCCACGGTGGACCTGCGTCCCAACCGGTTCGTCTGGCTCGGCACCACGCGTCCCTTTCCCAGTTTCTTCTTCTCCTTCCGGCAGAACGCGCACGGGCTCTGGCGCGCGCATGCGTACCAGTACGCCGAGGGGGAGTCCACGTTCATCGTGGAGACGACGGACGCGGCGTGGCGTGCGGCGGGGCTGGAGGAGGGAGACGAGGCGGCGACGATCGCGTACTGCGAGGCGCTGTTCCGGGAGGAGCTGGAGGGGCACCGGCTCATCGGCAACCGCAGCATCTGGCGGCAGTTCCCCACGGTGAAGTGCCGGCACTGGTCCGATGGCCGGCTGGTGCTGCTGGGCGACTCGGCGCACACCGCGCACTTCTCGGTGGGGAGCGGGACGAAGCTCGCGATGGAAGACGCCATCGAGCTGAGCCGGGTGCTGCAGGGGGCGACGGATGTGGCGGCCGCGCTCAAGACGTACGAGACGGAGCGGCGGCCGGGGGTCGAGAGCGTGCAGCGGGCGGCGCAGGCGAGCCTCGAGTGGTTCGAGGCGACGGAGCGCTACGACGACCTCGAGCCGCTGCAGTTCGCGTACAGCCTCCTGACCCGCAGTCTTCGCATCACGCACGAGAATCTCCGCACCCGCGACCCGGCATTCGTGGAACGGGTGGAGCGGTGGTATGCCGACCGGGCGGGGGTGCCGCCGGTGCCGGGGAAGACGAGTCCCCCGCCCTTCCTGACCCCGTTCCACCTGCGCGGAATGCGGCTCAGCAACCGGATCGTGGTGTCGCCGATGTGCCAGTACAGCGCGGTGGACGGCATCCCGAACGACTGGCACCTCCAGCACCTGGCCAGCCGAGCCATCGGTGGCGCGGGGCTGGTGATGACGGAGATGACCGACGTGAGCGCGGAGGGGCGGATCACGCCGGGGTGCACCGGGATCTACAACGACACGCAGATGGCGGCGTGGAAGCGGATCGTGGACTTCGTGCGCACGCACGCCCCCGACACGCGGATCGGAATGCAGCTCGGGCATGCGGGGCGGAAGGCGGCGACGAAGCTGATGTGGGAAGGGGACAACGAGCCGCTGGAGGAAGGCGCCTGGCCCATCATGTCGGCGAGCGCGATCCCGTGGAGGCCGGAGAACCAGGTGCCGCACGCGATGACGCGCGCCGACATGGACCGGGTGCGCGACGAGTACGTGCATGCGGCGGAGCGGGCGGAGGCGGCGGGGTTCGACCTGATCGAGATCCACCTGGCGCACGGCTACCTGCTGGCGAGCTTCATCAGTCCGCTCACCAACCGCCGCACCGACGAATACGGCGGGTCACTCGAGCACCGGATGCGGTATCCGCTGGAGATCATCCGCGCGGTGCGCTCGGCGTGGCCGGACGACAGGCCGCTCACCGCCCGCGTCTCCGCCACCGACTGGCACCCCGATGGGCTGACCGGCGAGGAATCGGTGGAGGTGGCGCGGCTCATCGGCCGGGCCGGTGTCGATGCCGTGGACGTCTCGGCGGGACAGACCGTGCCGGACCAGCGTCCTATATATGGGCGGGCGTTCCAGACGCCGTTTGCCGACCGGATCCGGCACGAGGCGGGGGTGGCGACGATGGCGGTGGGGAATATCCAGAGTCACGAGGACGTGAACGCGATCCTGGCCGCGGGGCGCGCCGACCTGGTGCTGATGGCGCGGGCGCATCTCTGGGACCCGTACTGGACTCGGCATGCGGCGTACGCGCTGGGGCATCCGATGACGTGGCCGCCGCAATACGAGTCGTTGAACAACTACAATGCGCGTATCTGAACCGCATTCACAAGAGACGAGGGAGAGTCGGAGGAGAGGGAGGGTCGGAGACACTGCTTGTGGTTGCATCACCGTCCACCTCAATCGGTTCTCCGACCCTCCCTCGTCTTCAGTTGGTTCATGCTGCCCGATATGCTGCCTCACCCCCTGCCCCCCTCTCCATGATATGGAGAGGGGTATTTCGTAGCGGCACCTACGAGATGAGCAACACCAGGATCACCACGGCGAGCACCAGGACCAGCGTCGAGATCACGATGGTGTGATTGGAGCCGCCCGACGCCATGCTCGCGTTCTCGAG harbors:
- a CDS encoding S4 domain-containing protein, with protein sequence MTEREAPGTVRLDKWLWAARFYKTRALAVEAIDGGKVDLNGQGAKRSKAVRVGDRVQFRQPPYEWDVEVRGLSERRGPASVAITLYEETPASRSARETMALRLKAMPPPLFLEKGKPNKKQRREIERFKRRD
- a CDS encoding DUF4824 family protein gives rise to the protein MTNRGLLAAAATLVVATAAILGGAMRNRAGNPDAVVRLGERELQSWGNQSEGAEEFLNLRLSWQMAPGPDGKTWFDRARLEALGVHNLPAPDDTTHTYGWMRPTRPGYVVLELAGPALDRWQAAQQAAADSTEATRTAAMAGLPEDAKPMLMGSTSTTRLMAVDFGLDPLVLRDRYPERSQYLILPATYRADITPAVRDSAGNVTAPARVDGSIDRLLPGTVHVPRPLRDSLLALGVTKKDSTVHFEITLKVGKKWEAWVE
- a CDS encoding DUF2157 domain-containing protein, producing the protein MTGRMDAQARVDRIRAFQEELAELESELGSVLDDAGRQRIARHHEQLLAELARQYDVSTTTSGRQLALGLRFASFLGALALCIAVVLFVERFWGGLTTGVQVALLTLATAAALALTAFAARREKTLYFAGLAALVAFAAFVTDVATLLQVYNVALSPWEFLVWAVFAAALTYGYGLRLLLVAALVTGTIWMAGVLATLGGLYWTSAFIRSELFLPAAALAAALGLIRHRPLTEGFGWVYRVFGLVVLFYIVTGLAASGRGSVLPLSAEGAAVFYQLVGFLAAGLAIWGGIRKGWNEVTNIGVVAFTALIFVKAVDWWWDWMPNWLFFLVLGGIAVVVMLLLKRLKTRIGEAP
- the thiC gene encoding phosphomethylpyrimidine synthase ThiC; translation: MTATSFSDAFPNSRKVTLEGSRGIHVPVREILLSDGEPPLRVYDTSGPQGFDVRQGLPTPRLPWIMERDVERLPRATVVTPAQAGVQNDLIPAGLQRPVYRGRGPVTQLHYARRGDVTPEMEFVALREGMSPEFVRSEVARGRAIIPANINHPEIEPMIIGRGFAVKINANIGNSAVKSVIEDEVEKLRWATLWGADTVMDLSTGANIHETRQWILRNSAVPIGTVPIYQALEKVGGVAEDLTWEAYRDTLIEQAEQGVDYFTVHAGVLLRFVPMTAKRMTGIVSRGGSIMAKWCLSHHKENFLYTHFEEICEIMAAYDVSFSLGDGLRPGSIKDANDEAQFAELKVQGELNKIAWKHDVQVMNEGPGHVPMHLIKENMDKQLEWCGEAPFYTLGPLTTDIAPGYDHITSAIGAAMIGWYGTAMLCYVTPKEHLGLPDRDDVKAGVIAYKIAAHAADLAKGHPNAQAWDDALSKARFDFRWEDQFNLALDPVTARAFHDETLPADGAKVAHFCSMCGPKFCSMKITQDVREYAAALEEKSVEFRRRGGEIYVKQGQEA
- a CDS encoding benzoate-CoA ligase family protein; this encodes MTFAPPERFNIADHLLDARIREGRGSRVALVTDQRTWSYRDVQDLANRYGNLLREAGVMPEQRVIIALPDGPEFVAALFGILKIGAVVVMVNPDLKPDAITYFYQYTRARVAFVHQGNRDAFEAARAGAPLLAELMVAGSETLDRRLEAQSLELDTFPSHRDDACIWLFSGGTTGQPKAVQQSHWSFAHTTACYGQGVLGLTEDDVTISVPKLFFGYAMGTNLFFPFSVGARSVLFPDKPTPELLFEEIRKHRPTVLVNVPTMVNHMVTHPAAAEADLSSLRLVTSAGEALPAELYTRWQELFGVELLDGLGTAEMWHIFISARPGAVRPGTMGTVVEGFEVRVTDDDGNPLPDGEVGWLRVRGNARAIGYWQQMEKTAQAFQGEWYVSGDMIRRDADGYFTYCGRGDDMLKVGGRWLAPQEVENCLLQHPAVKEAAVVGVVDGQGLTKPHAFVIANTQSPGLDEELKAFVRERLEAYKAPREIVFLADFPRTHLGKVDRGRLRSR
- a CDS encoding creatininase family protein — its product is MTVCWLATATYEEVAALDRSHAVAIVPLGATEAHGPHLPLSTDVIIVEAMARAGAQRLADRGVTAVVLPTVALTPAPFAAAFPGTIGVRPATLVALLEDVADTLAAQGFTRMALISAHLDPEHLGAVTEAIETIRADGMRVAFPNLARRPWSGRLGEEFQTGACHAGRFETSIVMAERPELVRDVRTTLPPNPNSLSVAIRAGQHTFAEAGGPRAYFGWPADATADEGRALVDTLGAILEEAALPLLHDD
- a CDS encoding SDR family NAD(P)-dependent oxidoreductase — translated: MRLNGKTAVVTGGGQGIGAAVARALADAGASVLIAGRTLSKLERLAEELREEGRNVWGAACDVSDPAAITRLAAVAKEKLGPVDILVNNAGIAESAPIMRISLDDWEKMIRVNATGPFLCLQAFLPDMLERKWGRVVNVASVAGLEGARYIAAYVASKHALVGLTRAAAAELKGTGVTVNAVCPGYVDTPMTASTIANIVRKTGKTADEARAALLATMPGGRMVQPEEVAAVVLAQIADASGDRNGEAVIIDGREA
- a CDS encoding RidA family protein, with product MSWEIINPRGQPKGWNDGLLAPAGGRTLFVAGQTAADGSGKVHPADFVTQFRLALANSLAVVRAAGGTPTDVGRMTVYVLDMEEYRDCRRELGAVWKELMGKHYPAMALVEVSALLDEHALLEMETTAVIPPQAGRPA